The following proteins are co-located in the Streptomyces sp. NBC_01198 genome:
- the cobT gene encoding nicotinate-nucleotide--dimethylbenzimidazole phosphoribosyltransferase: MTDTGQIPGEGLPENAVGDAAPQPHTDALGALQATAPGWGTEAPAELGAPAYTYLDQPASPDAGLDDDDDVLLMPGPQGTWSDPQPVPPQPSPVPDVAAPDYGTVADAPSPAAPRRPLHMGPPVHDTPSGGVSVRSLADRGPAQGGGPVPPPGRLQGPPTSGPEYLDVPQDDLAGIPAQQPGEPAEPATPAPGSAWPAAQTPSQQSLIPHADSVMPAQYAPEPILAFPPAQAAPPAAEPVAPAPAPLPPESAGDPAPPAPAGEPAGPPLPGDELPAAEPVPPAVDTVSPASGADQPAHPAVPADTFAPPAPAVAVAESGQTAGPPASQDPAAPALSGPAAALAGALQAVAPPPPIGLDLASPPSGPAFGDPADPVAAGDDAFVSATGTANLAALVAAAGNDHSQGAGSPSPLPSVPAPSVPSPIVPESAVPESAVPETPAGEALAVAPTPPVAEPPVESTVEPPAAVPAEVPLPAGTPAEGIAAAQAPPTAVPNGRTVRRAARAHAAAPPQTEDGGTPADTEAEAAAADTPPTGRRAARRAEARAAEAEVSEPAEAYEPAVRDAVHRVIRERRDIRNGFRSDPIPHDVLLRVLEAAHTAPSVGHSQPWDFVVIRSEKTREKMHELATAQREAYAKSLPKGRARQFRELKIEAILDTPVNIVVTADPTRGGRHTLGRHTQPQMVPYSSALAVENLWLAARAEGLGVGWVSFFDERQMVAELGLPEHLEVVAYLCVGYVDEFPEEPELMQAGWSQRRPLSWVVHDEEYGNRALPGEEPHDLLEETLRGIRPLDAKALGEAWERQKRMTKPAGALGMLEIISAQLSGLSRQCPPPIPEPAAVAIFAGDHGVHAQGVTAWPQEVTAQMVANFLGGGAVCNAFANQVGAEICVIDVGVASELPSTPGLLPRKVRAGTADFTTGPAMTREEALRAIDVGIETARDLVAAGNKALLTGEMGIANTTTSAALIAVYTGADPAEVTGRGTGINDEMHARKVEVVRRALDLHRPDPADPIAVLTAIGGLEHAAMVGLLLGAAALRTPVILDGVSAGAAALVARAIAPEVLAACIAGHRSAEPGHVAALTTLGLRPLVDLDLRLGEGTGALLALPLVQSAARVMHEVATFDAAGVTEKA, encoded by the coding sequence ATGACGGACACCGGTCAGATCCCCGGCGAGGGGCTGCCGGAGAACGCGGTCGGTGACGCGGCTCCGCAGCCGCACACCGACGCACTCGGCGCACTGCAGGCCACCGCCCCCGGCTGGGGCACGGAGGCGCCCGCCGAACTCGGCGCCCCCGCCTACACCTACCTCGACCAGCCCGCCTCTCCCGACGCCGGGCTCGACGATGACGACGACGTGCTGCTCATGCCGGGCCCGCAGGGCACCTGGAGCGACCCGCAGCCGGTGCCGCCGCAGCCGTCCCCGGTGCCGGACGTGGCAGCGCCCGACTACGGCACCGTAGCTGACGCGCCGTCACCCGCCGCGCCCCGCCGCCCGCTGCACATGGGCCCGCCGGTCCACGACACGCCCAGCGGCGGCGTCTCCGTACGCTCCCTGGCCGACCGCGGCCCCGCCCAGGGCGGCGGTCCCGTCCCGCCGCCCGGCAGGCTCCAGGGGCCGCCGACCTCGGGTCCCGAATACCTCGACGTGCCGCAGGACGACCTTGCCGGCATCCCCGCCCAGCAGCCGGGCGAGCCCGCGGAACCGGCGACGCCGGCCCCGGGCAGCGCCTGGCCCGCCGCGCAGACCCCCTCCCAGCAGTCGCTGATCCCGCACGCCGACAGCGTGATGCCCGCGCAGTACGCGCCCGAGCCGATCCTGGCCTTCCCGCCGGCGCAGGCCGCGCCTCCGGCCGCTGAGCCGGTCGCGCCGGCGCCCGCGCCGCTGCCGCCGGAGTCCGCCGGCGACCCGGCCCCGCCGGCCCCGGCCGGCGAGCCCGCGGGCCCGCCGCTGCCCGGCGACGAGTTGCCGGCCGCCGAGCCGGTGCCTCCTGCCGTCGATACGGTCAGCCCTGCGTCCGGCGCCGACCAGCCGGCCCACCCCGCCGTGCCGGCGGACACCTTCGCGCCGCCCGCGCCTGCGGTGGCGGTGGCGGAGTCCGGCCAGACCGCCGGCCCCCCCGCGTCTCAGGACCCGGCGGCGCCTGCCCTGTCGGGCCCCGCGGCCGCACTGGCTGGCGCCCTCCAGGCGGTGGCCCCGCCGCCGCCGATCGGCCTCGACCTGGCGAGCCCGCCGTCGGGACCGGCCTTCGGCGACCCGGCCGACCCGGTCGCCGCGGGCGACGACGCCTTCGTGTCCGCGACCGGTACCGCGAACCTCGCCGCGCTGGTGGCCGCCGCGGGCAACGACCACAGCCAGGGCGCCGGTTCGCCGTCGCCCCTGCCGAGCGTCCCCGCACCGAGCGTCCCTTCGCCGATCGTCCCCGAGAGTGCCGTCCCCGAGAGTGCCGTCCCCGAGACGCCTGCCGGGGAAGCGCTCGCCGTCGCCCCGACGCCGCCGGTGGCCGAACCCCCCGTCGAGAGCACCGTCGAGCCGCCCGCCGCGGTGCCCGCCGAGGTGCCCCTGCCGGCCGGCACGCCCGCCGAGGGCATCGCCGCCGCGCAGGCGCCGCCGACCGCGGTACCCAACGGCCGTACGGTCAGGCGCGCAGCGCGCGCGCACGCGGCCGCACCGCCGCAGACCGAGGACGGCGGCACGCCCGCCGACACCGAGGCGGAAGCGGCAGCAGCGGACACCCCGCCGACCGGCCGCCGCGCGGCCCGCCGCGCAGAGGCCAGAGCAGCCGAGGCCGAGGTGTCGGAGCCCGCCGAGGCCTACGAGCCCGCCGTACGCGACGCGGTGCACCGGGTCATCCGGGAGCGCCGTGACATCCGCAACGGCTTCCGCTCCGACCCGATCCCGCACGACGTGCTGCTGCGCGTCCTGGAGGCCGCGCACACCGCGCCCAGCGTCGGGCACTCGCAGCCGTGGGACTTCGTGGTGATCCGCTCGGAGAAGACCCGCGAGAAGATGCACGAGCTGGCGACGGCCCAGCGCGAGGCGTACGCGAAGTCCCTGCCGAAGGGCCGCGCCCGGCAGTTCCGCGAGCTCAAGATCGAGGCGATCCTCGACACCCCCGTGAACATCGTGGTGACCGCCGACCCGACCCGCGGCGGCCGGCACACCCTCGGGCGGCACACCCAGCCGCAGATGGTGCCGTACTCCTCGGCCCTCGCGGTGGAGAACCTGTGGCTGGCCGCCCGCGCGGAAGGACTCGGCGTCGGCTGGGTCAGCTTCTTCGACGAGCGCCAGATGGTCGCCGAACTCGGCCTGCCCGAGCACCTGGAGGTCGTGGCCTACCTCTGCGTCGGCTACGTCGACGAATTCCCGGAAGAGCCCGAGCTGATGCAGGCCGGCTGGTCCCAGCGCCGCCCGCTGTCCTGGGTCGTGCACGACGAGGAGTACGGCAACCGGGCACTGCCCGGCGAGGAGCCGCACGACCTGCTGGAGGAGACGCTGCGCGGCATCCGCCCGCTGGACGCCAAGGCGCTCGGCGAGGCGTGGGAACGCCAGAAGCGGATGACCAAGCCGGCCGGCGCGCTGGGCATGCTGGAGATCATCTCCGCGCAGCTCAGCGGGTTGTCGCGGCAGTGCCCGCCGCCCATTCCCGAACCCGCGGCGGTGGCGATCTTCGCCGGCGACCACGGGGTGCACGCCCAGGGCGTCACCGCGTGGCCGCAGGAGGTCACCGCGCAGATGGTCGCCAACTTCCTCGGCGGCGGGGCGGTCTGCAACGCCTTCGCCAACCAGGTCGGCGCGGAGATCTGCGTGATCGACGTCGGCGTCGCCTCCGAACTGCCCAGCACCCCCGGGCTGTTGCCGCGCAAGGTACGGGCCGGAACCGCCGACTTCACCACGGGCCCCGCGATGACCCGCGAGGAGGCGCTGCGCGCCATCGACGTCGGCATCGAGACCGCCCGCGATCTGGTGGCCGCCGGCAACAAGGCGCTGCTCACCGGCGAGATGGGCATCGCCAACACCACGACGTCGGCCGCCCTGATCGCCGTCTACACCGGCGCCGACCCGGCGGAGGTCACCGGCCGCGGCACCGGCATCAACGACGAGATGCACGCCCGCAAGGTGGAGGTCGTCCGCCGCGCGCTCGACCTGCACCGGCCCGACCCGGCCGACCCGATCGCCGTCCTCACCGCGATCGGCGGCCTCGAACACGCCGCGATGGTCGGCCTGCTGCTCGGCGCGGCGGCCCTCCGCACGCCGGTGATCCTCGACGGCGTCAGCGCGGGTGCGGCGGCACTCGTCGCCCGCGCGATCGCCCCCGAGGTGCTGGCGGCCTGCATCGCCGGCCACCGCAGCGCCGAACCGGGCCACGTGGCCGCCCTCACCACCCTCGGCCTGCGCCCCCTGGTCGACCTCGACCTCCGCCTCGGCGAGGGCACGGGCGCACTACTGGCCCTCCCCCTGGTCCAAAGCGCCGCCCGCGTGATGCACGAGGTCGCCACCTTCGACGCGGCGGGCGTCACAGAAAAGGCCTAG
- the cobA gene encoding uroporphyrinogen-III C-methyltransferase — MDRKDVDPPAYPVGLRLQGRQVMVIGGGQVAQRRLPALVAAGADIIVVSPEATASVEAMADAGELRWERRAYRPGDLAEAWYVLVASTDPAANAAASAEAEQRRVWCVRSDDADAATAWTPATGRTEGVTVAVLTGRDPRRSAAVRDAVVEGLRDGSLVAPQHRARTAGVALVGGGPGDPDLITVRGRRLLAEADVVIADRLGPRDLLGELPPHVEVIDAAKIPYGRAMAQEAINAALIEHAKAGKAVVRLKGGDPYVFGRGMEEAEALAAAGIAVTVVPGISSSISVPGAAGIPVTHRGVAHEFTVVSGHVAPDDPRSLVDWSALARMRGTLVLLMAVERIGAIAETLIAGGRQAGTPVAVVQEGTTAAQRRVDATLASVARTVTEEGMRPPAVIVVGDVVTVGRPGVTGPYGG, encoded by the coding sequence ATGGATCGGAAGGACGTCGACCCCCCCGCCTACCCCGTCGGCTTGCGCCTGCAAGGCCGCCAGGTCATGGTGATCGGCGGCGGCCAGGTCGCCCAGCGCCGCCTGCCCGCGCTGGTGGCCGCGGGCGCGGACATCATCGTGGTGTCGCCGGAGGCGACCGCGTCGGTCGAGGCGATGGCCGACGCCGGCGAGTTGCGCTGGGAGCGCCGGGCGTACCGCCCGGGCGACCTGGCCGAGGCGTGGTACGTCCTGGTCGCGTCCACCGACCCGGCCGCGAACGCGGCGGCATCCGCCGAGGCGGAGCAGCGCCGCGTCTGGTGCGTCCGCAGCGACGACGCCGACGCGGCGACCGCGTGGACGCCGGCCACCGGCCGTACCGAGGGCGTGACGGTGGCCGTACTGACCGGCAGGGACCCGCGCCGCTCCGCCGCGGTGCGGGACGCGGTCGTCGAGGGGCTGCGGGACGGCAGCCTGGTGGCGCCGCAGCACCGGGCGCGTACGGCCGGCGTCGCGCTGGTCGGCGGCGGCCCCGGCGACCCGGACCTGATCACCGTCCGCGGCCGGCGCCTGCTCGCCGAGGCGGACGTGGTGATCGCCGACCGGCTCGGCCCGCGCGACCTGCTGGGCGAGCTCCCGCCGCACGTCGAGGTGATCGACGCGGCGAAGATCCCGTACGGCCGGGCGATGGCCCAGGAGGCCATCAACGCCGCGCTGATCGAGCACGCCAAGGCCGGCAAGGCCGTCGTGCGGCTCAAGGGCGGCGACCCGTACGTCTTCGGCCGCGGCATGGAGGAGGCGGAGGCGCTGGCCGCCGCGGGCATCGCGGTGACCGTCGTGCCGGGCATCTCCAGCTCGATCAGCGTGCCGGGCGCGGCCGGCATCCCCGTCACGCACCGGGGGGTCGCCCATGAGTTCACCGTGGTCAGCGGCCATGTCGCGCCGGACGACCCGCGTTCGCTGGTCGACTGGTCCGCGCTGGCCCGGATGCGCGGCACCCTCGTGCTGCTGATGGCCGTGGAGCGGATCGGCGCGATCGCGGAGACCCTGATCGCGGGCGGCCGCCAGGCCGGCACCCCGGTCGCGGTGGTCCAGGAGGGCACCACGGCCGCCCAGCGCCGGGTGGACGCCACCTTGGCGTCGGTGGCGCGCACGGTCACCGAGGAGGGCATGCGCCCGCCGGCCGTCATCGTCGTCGGCGACGTCGTGACCGTGGGCCGGCCGGGCGTGACCGGCCCCTACGGTGGCTGA
- a CDS encoding TrmH family RNA methyltransferase translates to MAEPVAVGDPDDPRLRDYTALTDVELRRRREPAEGLFIAEGQKVVRRALRAGYAMRSLLLTEKWVDALRDVIDEVPAPVYVVTDELAERVTGYHVHRGALAAMQRKALPEAGDVLAGARRVVIMEAVNDHTNIGAIFRSAAALGMDAVLLSPDCADPLYRRSVKVSMGAVFSVPYARLTAWPRDLYGTVKEAGFQLLALTPAAGAVPLPDLAVREIPRLALLLGAEGPGLSPRALAAADTLVRIPMSHDIDSLNVGAAAAVAFYSVAAGGGPGGG, encoded by the coding sequence GTGGCTGAGCCGGTCGCCGTCGGCGACCCGGACGACCCGCGCCTGCGCGACTACACCGCGCTGACCGACGTGGAGCTGCGCCGCCGCCGCGAACCGGCCGAGGGCCTCTTCATCGCCGAGGGCCAGAAGGTCGTCAGGCGTGCCCTGCGGGCGGGTTACGCGATGCGCTCGCTGCTGCTCACCGAGAAGTGGGTGGACGCGCTGCGGGACGTGATCGACGAGGTGCCCGCACCGGTGTACGTCGTCACCGACGAGCTGGCCGAGCGCGTCACCGGCTACCACGTCCACCGTGGCGCGCTCGCCGCGATGCAGCGCAAGGCGCTGCCGGAAGCCGGCGACGTGCTGGCCGGCGCCCGCCGCGTGGTGATCATGGAGGCGGTCAACGACCACACCAACATCGGGGCGATCTTCCGCAGCGCGGCCGCGCTCGGCATGGACGCCGTGCTGCTGTCGCCGGACTGCGCGGACCCGCTCTACCGCCGCTCGGTGAAGGTCTCGATGGGCGCGGTCTTCTCGGTGCCCTATGCCCGGCTCACCGCGTGGCCGCGCGACCTGTACGGGACGGTGAAGGAGGCCGGCTTCCAGCTGCTCGCGCTCACCCCGGCGGCCGGAGCGGTGCCGCTGCCGGACCTGGCCGTGCGGGAGATCCCGCGGCTGGCGCTGCTGTTGGGCGCCGAGGGCCCGGGCCTGAGCCCGCGGGCGCTCGCCGCCGCAGACACCCTGGTCCGCATCCCGATGTCGCACGACATCGACTCGCTGAACGTGGGCGCGGCGGCGGCGGTCGCCTTCTACTCGGTCGCCGCGGGAGGCGGCCCCGGCGGCGGGTGA
- a CDS encoding acyl-CoA dehydrogenase family protein → MTTLPSPAIPDLLYSDVEDDLRAAVRSVLADRCGPAAVLGRIETAEPYDPALWRVLAVELGLAGLLVPEKLGGQGASAREAAVVLEELGGAVAPVPFLGSAVLATSALLACDTAAPATAALLGRLAAGEATAALAVPLSAAPGDGFPEGVRADAGGRLTGAVTSVADALTADVLVVPALGPEGPGLYEVAAEQAVVERPVSLDLTRPLADLRLEGAAGRLLADGEAAAAALERALLTGAGLLASEQLGLAQWCLDETVRYLGQRRQFGRAVGSFQALKHRLADLWLEVVSARAAARNAAGALAGWPSDPAEAALAVAVAQAYLSPVAVHAAEEAVQLHGGIGMTWEHPVHLYLKRAKADEIALGTAGRHRRALADRVELPAAG, encoded by the coding sequence ATGACCACGCTGCCATCCCCCGCCATCCCCGACCTGCTCTACTCCGACGTGGAGGACGACCTGCGGGCCGCGGTCCGTTCGGTGCTCGCCGACCGCTGCGGCCCCGCCGCGGTGCTGGGCCGGATCGAGACCGCGGAGCCGTACGACCCGGCGCTGTGGCGGGTGCTGGCCGTGGAGCTCGGCCTCGCCGGGCTGCTGGTGCCGGAGAAGCTGGGCGGCCAGGGCGCCTCGGCCCGGGAGGCGGCCGTGGTGCTCGAGGAGCTGGGCGGCGCGGTCGCCCCCGTGCCCTTCCTGGGCAGCGCGGTGCTCGCCACCTCCGCGCTGCTGGCCTGCGACACCGCGGCCCCGGCGACGGCCGCGCTGCTCGGCCGCCTCGCGGCCGGCGAGGCCACGGCCGCGCTCGCCGTGCCGCTGTCGGCCGCGCCCGGCGACGGCTTCCCCGAAGGCGTACGCGCGGACGCCGGCGGGCGGCTGACGGGTGCGGTGACCAGCGTGGCGGACGCGCTGACCGCCGACGTCCTGGTCGTTCCCGCGCTCGGCCCGGAAGGGCCAGGCCTCTACGAAGTGGCCGCGGAGCAGGCGGTGGTGGAGCGGCCGGTGTCGTTGGACCTGACCCGCCCGCTGGCCGACCTGCGGCTTGAGGGCGCGGCGGGGCGGCTGCTCGCGGACGGCGAGGCGGCGGCCGCCGCCCTGGAGCGGGCGCTGCTGACCGGGGCGGGGCTGCTGGCGTCGGAGCAACTGGGGCTGGCCCAGTGGTGCCTGGACGAGACGGTCCGCTACCTCGGGCAGCGGCGGCAGTTCGGCCGGGCCGTCGGGTCGTTCCAGGCGCTCAAGCACCGGCTGGCCGACCTGTGGCTCGAAGTGGTCTCGGCGCGAGCCGCGGCACGCAACGCCGCCGGTGCGCTGGCGGGTTGGCCGTCGGATCCCGCCGAGGCGGCGCTGGCGGTGGCCGTGGCGCAGGCGTACCTGTCCCCCGTCGCGGTGCACGCGGCCGAGGAGGCGGTGCAGTTGCACGGCGGTATCGGCATGACCTGGGAGCACCCCGTGCACCTGTACCTCAAGCGCGCCAAGGCCGACGAGATCGCGCTCGGCACCGCCGGCCGGCACCGGCGGGCGCTGGCCGACCGGGTGGAGTTGCCGGCCGCCGGGTGA
- a CDS encoding acyl-CoA dehydrogenase family protein translates to MGSVSAADVRGRVRVLLAEHDPAGTEPLEFLRARFDAGLAWVHFPVGLGGLDAPRALQADVTARLAAAGAPDNDPRRIGIGLGMAAPTILAYGTAEQQARFLRPLWTGEEVWCQLFSEPGAGSDLAGLRTRAVRDGDDWVVDGQKVWTSSAHTARWAILIARTDPDVPKHRGITYFVCDMTDPGVDVRPLRQITGEAEFNEVFLTGVRIPDAHRLGAVGDGWRVAQSTLMNERVAIGGGSSVPRESGMIGPVAATWRERPQVRTPELHDRLLRLWVDSEVARLTAERVRQQMAAGAPGPEGSGLKLSLARLNQQLSGLEVEMLGEQGLRYGDWTLVRPRSVDFYGRDAGYRYLRAKGNSIEGGTSEILRNIVAERVLGLPGEPRNDKDAAWKDLPR, encoded by the coding sequence ATGGGAAGCGTGAGCGCGGCGGATGTGCGGGGGCGGGTGCGGGTACTGCTCGCCGAGCACGACCCGGCCGGGACGGAGCCGCTGGAGTTCCTGCGGGCCCGCTTCGACGCGGGCCTTGCGTGGGTGCACTTTCCGGTGGGGCTCGGGGGGCTCGACGCGCCCCGCGCGCTGCAGGCGGACGTGACCGCCCGGCTGGCCGCCGCCGGCGCCCCGGACAACGACCCGCGCCGCATCGGCATCGGCCTGGGCATGGCCGCGCCGACCATCCTGGCGTACGGCACCGCCGAGCAGCAGGCCCGCTTCCTGCGGCCGCTGTGGACCGGCGAGGAGGTCTGGTGCCAGCTGTTCAGCGAGCCGGGTGCGGGCTCCGACCTGGCGGGCCTGCGCACCAGGGCGGTGCGCGACGGGGACGACTGGGTGGTGGACGGCCAGAAGGTGTGGACGTCCAGCGCCCACACCGCGCGCTGGGCGATCCTGATCGCCCGCACCGACCCGGACGTGCCCAAGCACCGCGGCATCACCTACTTCGTCTGCGACATGACCGACCCCGGCGTGGACGTCAGGCCACTGCGGCAGATCACCGGTGAGGCGGAGTTCAACGAGGTCTTCCTGACCGGCGTCAGGATCCCCGACGCGCACCGGCTGGGCGCGGTCGGCGACGGCTGGCGGGTGGCGCAGAGCACGCTGATGAACGAGCGGGTCGCGATCGGCGGCGGCTCCTCCGTGCCCCGGGAGAGCGGCATGATCGGCCCGGTGGCCGCGACCTGGCGGGAGCGCCCGCAGGTGCGCACCCCCGAACTGCACGACCGGCTGCTGCGGTTGTGGGTGGACTCCGAGGTGGCCCGGCTGACCGCGGAGCGGGTGCGCCAGCAAATGGCCGCGGGCGCGCCGGGCCCCGAGGGCTCGGGCCTGAAGCTGTCGCTGGCCCGGCTCAACCAGCAGCTCAGCGGCCTCGAAGTGGAGATGCTCGGCGAGCAGGGACTGCGCTACGGCGACTGGACGTTGGTCCGCCCCCGCAGCGTCGACTTCTACGGCCGCGACGCCGGCTACCGCTACCTGCGGGCGAAGGGCAACTCGATCGAGGGCGGTACGTCCGAGATCCTGCGCAACATCGTGGCCGAGCGGGTGCTCGGGCTGCCCGGGGAACCGCGCAACGACAAGGACGCCGCCTGGAAGGACCTGCCCCGATGA
- a CDS encoding serine/threonine-protein kinase: protein MAMMRLRREDPRVVGAFRLHRRLGAGGMGVVYLGADKRGQRVALKVIRPELAEDQEFRSRFAREVSAARRIRGGCTARLVAADLEADRPWFATQYVPGPSLHDKVAENGVLAAAEVASIGAALAEGLVAVHEAGVVHRDLKPSNILLSPKGPRIIDFGIAWATGASTLTHVGTAVGSPGFLAPEQVRGAAVTPATDVFAFGATLAYAATADSPFGQGSSEVMLYRVVHEEPDLAGVPDALAPLVHACLAKDPEERPSTVQLSERLAEIAAREARGIGAPRREALPKTAGPRPERPVGRRAEEYAQQRTRRTAQGADPSGTGGGRTASSRSPAVPPARTPVRTGGARRPGAQARGRRLLRQRLVVFVIVTLLAAVCIAAVQGCHRFSRGTGSPTTPSVAPLTPGVPGP, encoded by the coding sequence ATGGCGATGATGCGGCTCCGGCGCGAGGATCCGCGGGTCGTCGGCGCGTTCCGGCTGCACCGGCGGCTCGGCGCGGGCGGCATGGGCGTGGTCTACCTGGGCGCTGACAAGCGCGGCCAGCGGGTGGCGCTCAAGGTGATCAGGCCCGAGCTGGCCGAGGACCAGGAGTTCAGGTCGCGGTTCGCCCGCGAGGTCTCGGCGGCCCGCCGGATCCGCGGCGGCTGCACCGCCCGGCTGGTCGCGGCCGACCTGGAGGCCGACCGCCCCTGGTTCGCCACGCAGTACGTCCCCGGCCCCTCGCTGCACGACAAGGTCGCGGAGAACGGCGTGCTGGCCGCCGCCGAGGTCGCCTCGATCGGGGCGGCGCTCGCCGAGGGCCTGGTCGCGGTGCACGAGGCCGGTGTCGTCCACCGCGACCTCAAGCCCTCGAACATCCTGCTGTCGCCCAAGGGCCCGCGGATCATCGACTTCGGCATCGCCTGGGCCACCGGGGCGAGCACGCTGACCCACGTGGGGACCGCGGTCGGCTCGCCCGGCTTCCTCGCGCCCGAGCAGGTCCGGGGCGCGGCCGTCACGCCGGCCACCGACGTCTTCGCCTTCGGCGCCACGCTGGCGTATGCCGCGACCGCCGACTCCCCCTTCGGGCAGGGCAGTTCCGAGGTCATGCTCTACCGGGTGGTGCACGAGGAGCCCGACCTGGCCGGGGTGCCGGACGCGCTGGCGCCGCTGGTCCACGCGTGCCTGGCCAAGGATCCGGAGGAGCGGCCGAGCACGGTGCAGCTGTCGGAGCGGCTGGCCGAGATCGCCGCGCGCGAGGCACGCGGCATCGGGGCGCCGCGGCGCGAGGCGCTGCCGAAGACGGCGGGACCGCGGCCGGAGCGCCCGGTCGGGCGGCGGGCCGAGGAGTACGCTCAGCAGCGGACCCGGCGGACCGCGCAGGGCGCCGACCCGTCCGGCACCGGCGGCGGGCGGACCGCCTCCTCCCGCAGCCCCGCGGTGCCCCCGGCCCGGACGCCGGTGCGTACCGGCGGGGCGCGGCGGCCCGGCGCCCAGGCGCGGGGGCGGCGGCTGCTGCGGCAGCGGCTGGTGGTCTTCGTGATCGTCACGCTGCTGGCGGCGGTCTGCATCGCGGCCGTGCAGGGCTGCCACCGTTTCTCCCGGGGCACGGGCTCCCCCACCACGCCTTCGGTGGCCCCCCTGACCCCGGGCGTCCCGGGGCCCTGA
- a CDS encoding phosphotransferase family protein yields the protein MLADRPDGTVVRVGGVVAKAHAPGTDATALAIRIAVAGHPLLRGILLAPLPPAAPAAEDGTQAPDGAADGTAVRGRPVTAWPYGVPVDRHDPAAAPWAEAAVLLARLHTVPEAALPGPLPPMRGPAKAALAVARLRGVADSAAARTVRRAWRRLPAWARDEAPHPGPAALCHGDLHLGQLVRHPAPDGDWLLIDVDDLGTGPAAWDLARPAMWFAAGLLAPESWALFLAAYRAAGGPAVPESGDPWAQLDVPARALAVQTAAIGVAKAARDGRELDEAESELVATCARIAQLE from the coding sequence GTGCTGGCCGACCGGCCCGACGGGACGGTGGTCAGGGTCGGCGGCGTCGTCGCGAAGGCCCACGCCCCCGGCACGGACGCCACAGCGCTCGCCATACGGATCGCGGTGGCCGGCCATCCGCTGCTGCGCGGCATCCTGCTGGCGCCGCTGCCGCCCGCCGCGCCCGCCGCCGAGGACGGCACGCAGGCCCCGGACGGCGCAGCGGACGGCACCGCGGTGCGCGGTCGGCCGGTCACCGCGTGGCCCTACGGCGTGCCGGTCGACCGGCACGACCCGGCCGCCGCCCCCTGGGCCGAGGCGGCCGTGCTGCTCGCCCGGCTGCACACCGTGCCGGAGGCCGCGCTGCCCGGGCCGCTGCCGCCGATGCGCGGCCCGGCCAAGGCCGCCCTCGCCGTCGCCCGGCTGCGCGGCGTCGCCGACTCGGCCGCGGCCCGTACCGTGCGCCGGGCCTGGCGGCGGCTGCCCGCTTGGGCCAGGGACGAGGCACCCCACCCCGGGCCCGCCGCGCTCTGCCACGGCGACCTGCACCTGGGACAGCTGGTCAGGCACCCCGCGCCGGACGGCGACTGGCTGCTGATCGACGTGGACGACCTGGGCACCGGACCGGCCGCCTGGGACCTGGCCCGCCCTGCCATGTGGTTCGCCGCCGGGCTGCTCGCACCGGAGTCCTGGGCCCTCTTCCTGGCCGCCTACCGCGCCGCCGGCGGGCCCGCCGTACCGGAGAGCGGCGACCCGTGGGCCCAACTCGACGTCCCGGCCCGCGCGCTGGCCGTGCAGACCGCGGCGATCGGCGTCGCCAAGGCGGCCAGGGACGGCCGGGAGCTCGACGAGGCGGAGTCCGAACTCGTCGCCACCTGCGCCCGGATCGCCCAACTAGAGTAG
- a CDS encoding TFIIB-type zinc ribbon-containing protein — MVCPKCHGHMQTYNRSGVQIEQCGNCRGIFLDYGELEALTQLEGKWSQPAPPPQAYPAPPVQPGYPQSPAPAWGAPQYGHGHGHKRHGHGFGHMLFSS; from the coding sequence ATGGTCTGCCCCAAGTGTCACGGCCACATGCAGACGTACAACCGCAGTGGCGTCCAGATCGAGCAGTGCGGCAACTGCCGCGGCATCTTTCTCGACTACGGCGAGCTTGAGGCGCTGACCCAGCTCGAAGGCAAGTGGAGCCAGCCGGCCCCGCCGCCGCAGGCCTACCCCGCCCCGCCCGTCCAGCCCGGCTACCCGCAGTCGCCCGCCCCGGCCTGGGGCGCCCCGCAGTACGGGCACGGCCACGGCCACAAGCGCCACGGGCACGGCTTCGGGCACATGCTCTTCTCGTCCTGA